The following coding sequences are from one Burkholderia stabilis window:
- a CDS encoding uracil permease encodes MALTHDGKVFVVCVAVFGVAAYWLAARMVRRQAGGKRGSNGGAIAFWWLVCFCLVSLFFPFAYWIGDEFRVLIVSPKYEATVVSYQSEWDTCERTDSDGRKESYRCIKYTSMLETTLPDGERVVLPGNIRSGDVPVIGDKVDVVLPPGSNQLHERSVRSVGLLAGGGLMVAMIGYVLYLVAAYGAGKNIDGAVRVGLSMVMNGLVPLGALLMEIGMLSVPYRYWAHGNPQGWPVWVLALSLLFSFALLPLLLLYARAAWRAVVK; translated from the coding sequence ATGGCTTTGACGCATGACGGCAAGGTTTTCGTGGTCTGTGTGGCGGTATTCGGCGTGGCCGCTTACTGGCTCGCGGCGCGCATGGTGCGCCGCCAGGCGGGCGGCAAGCGCGGCTCGAACGGCGGCGCGATCGCGTTCTGGTGGCTCGTGTGCTTTTGCCTGGTGTCGCTGTTTTTCCCGTTCGCGTACTGGATCGGCGACGAATTCCGCGTGTTGATCGTTTCGCCGAAATACGAGGCGACCGTGGTGTCCTACCAGTCCGAGTGGGACACCTGTGAGCGGACCGACAGCGACGGGCGCAAAGAGTCGTACCGGTGCATCAAATACACGTCGATGCTGGAAACCACGCTGCCGGACGGCGAGCGGGTCGTGCTGCCGGGCAACATTCGTTCCGGCGACGTACCGGTGATCGGCGACAAGGTGGACGTCGTGTTGCCGCCCGGTTCGAATCAGTTGCACGAACGCAGCGTACGCAGTGTCGGCCTGCTGGCCGGCGGCGGGCTGATGGTCGCGATGATCGGGTATGTCCTTTACCTCGTCGCGGCTTATGGCGCGGGGAAAAATATCGACGGCGCGGTGCGTGTCGGTTTATCGATGGTGATGAACGGGCTCGTGCCGCTGGGCGCGCTGCTGATGGAAATCGGGATGCTGAGCGTGCCGTACCGCTACTGGGCGCACGGCAATCCGCAAGGCTGGCCGGTGTGGGTGCTCGCGCTGTCGCTGCTGTTTTCGTTCGCGTTGCTGCCGTTGCTGCTCCTGTACGCGCGGGCGGCGTGGCGGGCGGTGGTGAAGTAG
- the mmsB gene encoding 3-hydroxyisobutyrate dehydrogenase produces the protein MEIAFIGLGNMGGPMAANLLKAGHALTVFDLDTHAVDAAVRAGATAAGSPRDAAARGSIVITMLPAAQHVRAVYLGDDGVLAGARAGATLIDCSTIDPGTVRAVAEAAAQRDFPLADAPVSGGTGGAQAGTLTFMVGAQAALFERIRPVLLDMGKNVVHCGGTGTGQIAKICNNLLLGISMMGVSEAMALGAALGIDPAVLAGIINTSTGRCWSSDVYNPYPGVSDTAPAARGYAGGFAANLMLKDLGLATEAARSAHQPVWMGALAQQLYQSMSQQGLGTLDFSACVKLYEAQPA, from the coding sequence ATGGAAATCGCATTCATCGGGCTCGGCAACATGGGCGGCCCCATGGCCGCCAACCTGCTCAAGGCCGGCCACGCGCTGACGGTGTTCGACCTCGACACTCACGCAGTCGACGCCGCGGTGCGCGCGGGCGCCACGGCGGCCGGCTCGCCGCGCGACGCGGCCGCGCGCGGCTCGATCGTCATCACGATGCTGCCGGCCGCGCAGCACGTGCGCGCCGTCTACCTCGGCGACGACGGCGTACTGGCCGGCGCGCGCGCCGGCGCGACGCTGATCGACTGCAGCACGATCGATCCCGGCACCGTACGCGCAGTGGCGGAAGCCGCCGCACAGCGCGACTTCCCGCTCGCCGACGCACCCGTGTCAGGCGGCACCGGCGGCGCGCAGGCCGGCACGCTGACCTTCATGGTCGGCGCGCAAGCCGCGCTGTTCGAGCGTATCCGCCCCGTGCTGCTCGACATGGGCAAGAACGTCGTGCATTGCGGCGGCACCGGCACCGGGCAGATCGCGAAGATCTGCAACAACCTGCTGCTCGGGATCTCGATGATGGGCGTGTCGGAAGCGATGGCGCTCGGCGCCGCGCTCGGCATCGATCCGGCCGTGCTGGCCGGCATCATCAACACGTCGACCGGCCGCTGCTGGAGCTCGGACGTCTATAACCCGTATCCGGGCGTGAGCGACACGGCGCCCGCCGCACGCGGCTATGCGGGCGGCTTCGCGGCGAACCTGATGCTGAAGGATCTCGGGCTCGCGACCGAAGCCGCACGCAGCGCGCATCAGCCGGTGTGGATGGGCGCGCTCGCGCAGCAGCTCTATCAGTCGATGAGCCAGCAGGGGCTCGGCACGCTCGACTTCTCCGCATGCGTGAAGCTGTACGAGGCGCAGCCCGCATAA
- a CDS encoding NCS1 family nucleobase:cation symporter-1: MEGDTCVQLEATHRPGLALGADDASHRPDTAALSPRLHNPDLAPTKAEGRTWGRYSIFALWTNDVHNIANYSFAIGLFALGLSGWQMLASLAIGAVLVYCFMNLTGYMGQKTGVPFPVISRMSFGIYGAMLPAMIRAVIAIAWFGIQTYLASVVLRVLLTAIWPGLAAFDQNAIFGLSTLGWITFVAIWLVQIGILTYGMEMVRKYEGLAGPVILVTTLSLAAWMYSRTGGHLAMSVGKPLTGLKMWTEIFAGGSLWLAIYGTLVLNFCDFARSSPSAKTVRVGNFWGLPVNIIVFATISFVLAGAQFKLNGHIIHSPTEIIATVPNKLFLVLGCLAFLIVTVAVNIMANFVAPAFVLTSLAPHRLSFRRAGLISATVAVLILPWNLYNSPIVIVYFLSGLGALLGPLYGIITVDYWLVRKQRVNVPDLYTEAPAGAYFYTRGVNRKALAALAPSALISITLAVVPAFSAMTPFSWLLGAAIAGSVYWLLADRKRQYEERSGEHIAVACAEH; this comes from the coding sequence ATGGAAGGAGACACCTGCGTGCAACTGGAAGCCACCCACCGCCCGGGCCTCGCGCTCGGCGCGGACGACGCATCGCATCGACCCGATACGGCCGCGCTGAGCCCGCGGCTGCACAACCCCGACCTCGCGCCGACCAAGGCCGAAGGCCGGACGTGGGGCCGCTACAGCATCTTTGCGCTATGGACCAACGACGTGCACAACATCGCGAACTACTCGTTCGCGATCGGGCTGTTCGCGCTCGGCCTGTCGGGCTGGCAGATGCTCGCTTCGCTCGCGATCGGCGCGGTGCTCGTGTACTGCTTCATGAACCTCACCGGCTACATGGGCCAGAAGACCGGCGTGCCGTTCCCTGTGATCAGCCGGATGAGCTTCGGCATCTACGGCGCGATGCTGCCCGCGATGATCCGCGCGGTGATCGCGATCGCATGGTTCGGTATCCAGACCTATCTCGCGTCCGTCGTGCTGCGCGTGCTGCTCACCGCGATCTGGCCGGGCCTCGCCGCATTCGACCAGAACGCGATCTTCGGGCTGTCGACACTCGGCTGGATCACCTTCGTCGCGATCTGGCTCGTGCAGATCGGCATCCTCACGTACGGGATGGAGATGGTCCGCAAGTACGAGGGGCTCGCCGGCCCGGTGATCCTCGTCACGACGTTGTCGCTCGCCGCGTGGATGTATAGCCGCACGGGCGGCCATCTCGCGATGTCGGTCGGCAAGCCGCTCACCGGCCTGAAGATGTGGACGGAGATTTTCGCGGGCGGCTCGCTGTGGCTCGCGATCTACGGCACGCTGGTGCTCAATTTCTGCGACTTCGCCCGTTCGTCGCCGAGCGCGAAGACGGTGCGCGTCGGCAACTTCTGGGGCCTGCCCGTGAACATCATCGTGTTCGCGACGATCAGCTTCGTGCTCGCGGGTGCGCAGTTCAAGCTGAACGGCCACATCATCCACAGCCCGACGGAAATCATCGCGACGGTGCCGAACAAGCTGTTCCTCGTGCTCGGCTGCCTCGCATTCCTGATCGTGACGGTCGCCGTGAACATCATGGCGAACTTCGTCGCGCCGGCCTTCGTGCTGACGAGCCTCGCGCCGCACCGCCTGTCGTTCCGCCGCGCGGGCCTGATCAGCGCGACGGTCGCCGTGCTGATCCTGCCGTGGAACCTCTACAACAGCCCGATCGTGATCGTCTATTTCCTGTCCGGCCTCGGCGCGCTGCTCGGCCCGCTGTACGGGATCATCACGGTCGACTACTGGCTCGTGCGCAAACAGCGCGTGAACGTGCCCGACCTCTATACCGAAGCGCCGGCCGGTGCCTACTTCTACACGCGCGGCGTGAACCGCAAGGCGCTCGCGGCGCTCGCGCCGTCCGCGCTGATCTCGATCACGCTCGCCGTCGTGCCGGCCTTCAGCGCGATGACGCCGTTCTCGTGGCTGCTCGGCGCAGCCATCGCGGGCAGCGTGTACTGGCTGCTGGCCGATCGCAAACGGCAATACGAAGAGCGCTCGGGCGAACACATCGCGGTCGCCTGCGCCGAACACTGA
- a CDS encoding LysR family transcriptional regulator codes for MRAPLDPNALPRDASDATDVLDVLDARLMRILLVLLTERTVSRAAVRLNMSQPATSAALKRLRTLLGDPLLVRSRYGMVPTEFGARLIEPLRNALRVIDFIRIQQPTFDARTSVRTYRIGCPDYLNVLFVPKLVALFRERAPNAQLVFHPLGDGFDDERALADGELDVVIDNRPARSSRFRQDDLFDDRVVCLMRATHPLARRGAMTAADFVQAPQLCPTPSWLEASGAIDRQLERVGLQRRIIVTLPHFELAAHALVRSDLILTTTYRLARHYAKLLPLAAVALPAEPPDIVYRMTWNESGSCIDGVRWLRGLIAEATRGWLDAEAALPAVTAVAADAAVAAATVPTPSAPEPLRSQRARKATHCRASRRPLVARVARHLRPTTKSH; via the coding sequence ATGCGGGCCCCGTTAGACCCGAACGCGCTGCCTCGCGACGCGTCCGACGCAACGGACGTGCTCGACGTGCTGGATGCGCGGCTGATGCGCATCCTGCTCGTGCTGTTGACCGAGCGCACCGTGTCGCGTGCGGCCGTGCGGCTGAACATGTCGCAGCCGGCGACGAGCGCCGCGCTCAAGCGGCTGCGCACGCTGCTCGGCGATCCGCTGCTGGTGCGCAGCCGCTACGGAATGGTGCCGACCGAGTTCGGCGCGCGGCTGATCGAACCGCTGCGCAACGCGCTGCGCGTGATCGACTTCATCCGCATCCAGCAGCCGACGTTCGATGCGCGCACGTCGGTGCGCACTTACCGGATCGGCTGCCCCGATTACCTGAACGTGCTGTTCGTGCCGAAGCTCGTCGCGCTGTTCCGCGAGCGCGCGCCGAACGCGCAGCTCGTGTTCCATCCGCTCGGCGACGGCTTCGACGACGAGCGCGCGCTCGCCGACGGCGAACTCGACGTCGTGATCGACAATCGCCCTGCCCGTTCGTCGCGGTTCCGGCAGGACGACCTGTTCGACGATCGCGTCGTGTGCCTGATGCGCGCGACGCATCCGCTCGCGCGGCGCGGTGCGATGACGGCCGCCGATTTCGTGCAAGCACCGCAGCTGTGCCCGACGCCGTCGTGGCTCGAAGCATCCGGCGCGATCGACCGGCAGCTCGAACGCGTGGGCCTGCAACGACGGATCATCGTCACGCTGCCGCACTTCGAACTCGCCGCGCATGCGCTCGTGCGATCCGACCTGATCCTGACCACCACGTACCGGCTCGCGCGGCACTATGCGAAGCTGCTGCCGCTCGCCGCCGTCGCGCTGCCGGCCGAGCCGCCGGACATCGTGTACCGGATGACGTGGAACGAATCGGGCTCGTGCATCGACGGTGTGCGCTGGCTGCGCGGGTTGATCGCCGAAGCGACGCGCGGCTGGCTCGATGCCGAGGCCGCGCTGCCGGCAGTGACGGCCGTAGCCGCTGATGCAGCGGTTGCGGCCGCAACCGTCCCGACGCCCTCCGCACCCGAACCGCTGCGTTCACAGCGAGCACGCAAGGCAACGCACTGCCGTGCGTCGCGCCGGCCGCTCGTCGCACGTGTCGCTCGTCATCTGCGCCCCACGACGAAATCGCACTGA
- a CDS encoding MFS transporter, translating to MQTRSTLDEHATVAAPAPARTAKHYLLAGWASMAGTTIEWYDFFLYGTAAALVFNRIFFPSLDPVVGTLAAFGTFAVGFIGRPMGGIVFGHFGDRIGRKSMLMITLLLMGVPSMIIGLIPSYDSIGYWAAALLIAMRFLQGMAVGGEWGGAVLMAVEHAPKGRKGLFGSLPQTGVGLGLIMSSLAMAAVAALPEADMLSWGWRVPFLASIALVGLGWFIRAKVPESPDFEKIQRQGKAEKSPVTAALRRHPREVLTIVGARAAENTWFYMVVTFALAYATQQLHLPKAEMLHAITAGAVLSLVTMPLCGHLSDKIGQRRMFAIGLVLMCAFAAPFFMMLGTQQTSYAWWAIVLGLGVVFPILYAPESLLFAQQFPAEIRYSGISLSVQLAGVIGGGFAPMIATSLLKAGGGQPHYVIAYLVGFGVFALVCTALMRPARA from the coding sequence ATGCAGACGCGATCCACCCTCGATGAGCATGCGACAGTCGCAGCGCCGGCGCCAGCCCGCACCGCGAAGCACTACCTGCTGGCCGGCTGGGCCAGCATGGCCGGCACCACGATCGAGTGGTACGACTTCTTCCTCTACGGCACGGCCGCCGCGCTCGTGTTCAACCGCATCTTCTTCCCGTCGCTGGACCCCGTCGTCGGCACGCTCGCCGCGTTCGGCACGTTCGCGGTCGGCTTCATCGGGCGGCCGATGGGCGGCATCGTGTTCGGCCACTTCGGCGACCGGATCGGCCGCAAGTCGATGCTGATGATCACGCTGCTGCTGATGGGCGTGCCGAGCATGATCATCGGGCTGATCCCGTCGTACGACAGCATCGGCTACTGGGCGGCCGCACTCCTGATCGCGATGCGCTTCCTGCAGGGGATGGCGGTCGGCGGCGAATGGGGCGGCGCGGTGCTGATGGCCGTCGAGCACGCGCCGAAGGGCCGCAAGGGGCTGTTCGGCAGCCTGCCGCAGACGGGCGTCGGGCTCGGGTTGATCATGTCGTCGCTCGCGATGGCCGCGGTGGCCGCGCTGCCCGAAGCCGACATGCTGTCGTGGGGCTGGCGCGTGCCGTTCCTCGCGAGCATCGCGCTCGTCGGGCTCGGCTGGTTCATCCGCGCGAAAGTGCCCGAATCGCCCGACTTCGAGAAGATCCAGCGCCAGGGCAAGGCCGAGAAATCGCCCGTCACGGCCGCGCTGCGCCGCCATCCGCGCGAGGTGCTGACGATCGTCGGCGCGCGCGCCGCCGAAAACACGTGGTTCTACATGGTCGTCACGTTCGCGCTCGCCTATGCGACGCAGCAGTTGCATCTGCCGAAGGCCGAGATGCTGCACGCGATCACGGCCGGCGCCGTGCTGTCGCTCGTCACGATGCCGCTGTGCGGCCACCTGAGCGACAAGATCGGCCAGCGCCGGATGTTCGCGATCGGTCTCGTGCTGATGTGCGCGTTCGCCGCGCCGTTCTTCATGATGCTCGGCACGCAGCAGACGTCGTACGCGTGGTGGGCGATCGTGCTCGGCCTCGGCGTCGTGTTCCCGATCCTCTATGCGCCGGAATCGCTGCTGTTCGCGCAGCAGTTCCCCGCGGAAATCCGCTACAGCGGCATATCGCTGTCGGTGCAGCTGGCCGGCGTGATCGGCGGCGGCTTCGCGCCGATGATCGCGACGTCGCTGCTCAAGGCCGGCGGCGGCCAGCCGCATTACGTGATCGCGTACCTCGTCGGTTTCGGCGTGTTCGCGCTCGTATGTACCGCATTGATGCGCCCGGCCCGCGCCTGA
- a CDS encoding haloacid dehalogenase type II, with the protein MTNPAEIKALVFDVFGTIADWRTGVARGAAAFLDRHAPAIDPFEFADTWRAEYSPSMEEIRSGRRRYVRLDVLHRENLVRTLDSYGIVDVPDADIDTLNLAWHSLDPWPDAVAALHRLKRRFIIAPLSNGNIRLMIDVAKRAGLPWDAILGAEVVRAYKPSPQVYSDTVEILGVAPAELCLVAAHNGDLAAARRLGLSTAFVLRPTEHGPGQTTDLKADDAWDFDVRDLNELADRLGCPG; encoded by the coding sequence ATGACGAACCCTGCCGAAATCAAGGCGCTCGTTTTCGATGTCTTCGGAACGATCGCCGACTGGAGAACCGGCGTCGCGCGCGGCGCGGCCGCCTTCCTCGATCGCCATGCGCCGGCGATCGACCCGTTCGAGTTCGCCGATACGTGGCGCGCCGAATATTCGCCGTCGATGGAAGAAATCCGCAGCGGGCGCCGGCGCTACGTGCGGCTCGACGTGCTGCACCGCGAGAACCTCGTCCGCACGCTCGACAGCTACGGCATCGTCGACGTTCCCGACGCCGACATCGATACGCTCAACCTCGCGTGGCACAGCCTCGATCCGTGGCCCGACGCCGTCGCCGCGCTGCACCGGCTGAAGCGGCGCTTCATCATCGCGCCGCTGTCGAACGGCAACATCCGGCTGATGATCGACGTCGCGAAACGCGCGGGGCTGCCGTGGGACGCGATCCTCGGCGCCGAAGTCGTGCGCGCGTACAAGCCGTCGCCGCAGGTGTACAGCGACACGGTCGAGATTCTCGGCGTCGCGCCGGCCGAGCTGTGCCTCGTCGCGGCCCACAACGGCGATCTCGCCGCCGCGCGCCGGCTCGGGCTGTCGACTGCGTTCGTGCTGCGCCCGACCGAGCACGGGCCCGGCCAGACGACGGATCTGAAAGCCGACGATGCGTGGGACTTCGACGTCAGGGACCTGAACGAACTCGCGGATCGGCTCGGTTGCCCGGGTTGA
- a CDS encoding aspartate/glutamate racemase family protein has protein sequence MRILVVNVNTTESITDAIAAQAQAAASPGTEIVGLTPRFGAESVEGNFESYLAAIAVMDRVLSYDQPYDAVIQAGYGEHGREGLQELLTVPVVDITEAAASVAMLLGHRYSVVTTLDRTVPLIEDRLKLAGLDARCASVRASGLAVLELEENPARAIESIVGQAQRAVKDDHAEVICLGCGGMAGLDRQIEECTGVPVVDGVSAAVALAESLVRLKLKTSKVRTYAPPRPKRIVGWPGAFAK, from the coding sequence ATGAGAATCCTGGTAGTCAACGTCAACACGACCGAGTCGATCACCGACGCGATCGCCGCGCAGGCGCAGGCCGCCGCGTCGCCGGGCACGGAGATCGTCGGGCTGACGCCGCGCTTCGGCGCGGAGTCGGTCGAAGGCAACTTCGAGAGCTATCTCGCGGCGATCGCCGTGATGGACCGCGTGTTGAGCTACGACCAACCGTACGACGCGGTGATCCAGGCCGGCTACGGCGAACACGGCCGCGAAGGCCTGCAGGAACTGCTGACGGTGCCCGTCGTCGACATCACCGAAGCCGCCGCGAGCGTCGCGATGCTGCTCGGCCACCGCTACTCGGTCGTCACGACGCTCGACCGCACGGTGCCGCTGATCGAGGATCGTCTGAAGCTTGCCGGGCTCGACGCGCGCTGCGCGTCGGTGCGCGCGAGCGGCCTCGCGGTGCTCGAACTCGAGGAGAACCCGGCCCGCGCGATCGAGTCGATCGTCGGCCAGGCGCAGCGCGCGGTGAAGGACGATCACGCGGAAGTGATCTGCCTCGGCTGCGGCGGGATGGCCGGCCTCGACCGGCAGATCGAGGAATGCACGGGCGTGCCGGTGGTCGACGGCGTGTCGGCCGCAGTCGCGCTCGCCGAATCGCTGGTGCGCCTGAAGCTGAAGACGTCGAAGGTCCGCACGTACGCGCCGCCGCGCCCGAAGCGGATCGTCGGCTGGCCGGGAGCCTTCGCAAAATGA
- a CDS encoding LysR family transcriptional regulator, producing the protein MRHATEPVSGNLNWDDLRFFLEVARTQRASGAAKRLGVDYTTVARRIRALEAAMGTLLFDKSRSGGFTLTAEGQRLVAYADAMETTVQSACDQVANTGTALSGHVRIGSTEGFGCFFLAPQLAQFRAEHPHVTVDLLPVPHFVNLPKREADLAITLERPERGPYVVTKLCDYQLRLYATRDYLANHAPITCTDDLAHHAFISYVDDLAFSNELLYLERAVPGATAGLRTTSVIAQYFAALQGGGLAILPCFMAATQPALVPVLPDDVVVTRCFWLTCREDLRKLRRVTALWDYLRAAADANRALLSGESGTLRFVGEPD; encoded by the coding sequence ATGCGACACGCCACCGAGCCGGTTTCCGGCAACCTGAACTGGGACGACCTGCGGTTCTTCCTCGAAGTCGCGCGCACGCAGCGCGCGAGCGGCGCCGCGAAGCGGCTCGGCGTCGATTACACGACCGTCGCGCGGCGCATTCGCGCGCTCGAAGCCGCGATGGGCACGCTGCTGTTCGACAAATCGCGCTCCGGCGGCTTCACGCTGACGGCCGAAGGGCAGCGGCTCGTCGCGTATGCCGACGCGATGGAGACGACCGTGCAGTCCGCGTGCGATCAGGTCGCGAACACCGGCACGGCGCTGTCGGGCCACGTGCGGATCGGGTCGACCGAAGGGTTCGGCTGCTTTTTTCTCGCGCCGCAGCTCGCGCAGTTTCGCGCCGAGCATCCGCACGTGACGGTCGATCTGCTGCCGGTCCCGCATTTCGTCAACCTGCCGAAGCGCGAAGCCGACCTGGCGATCACGCTAGAGCGCCCCGAGCGCGGGCCTTACGTGGTCACGAAGCTGTGCGATTACCAGTTGCGCCTCTACGCGACGCGCGACTATCTTGCGAACCACGCGCCGATCACCTGCACGGACGATCTCGCGCACCACGCTTTCATCAGCTATGTCGACGATCTCGCGTTCAGCAACGAGCTGCTGTACCTGGAACGCGCGGTGCCGGGCGCGACGGCCGGGCTGCGCACGACGAGCGTGATCGCGCAGTATTTCGCCGCGCTGCAGGGCGGCGGGCTCGCGATCCTGCCGTGCTTCATGGCGGCCACGCAGCCGGCGCTGGTGCCCGTGCTGCCGGACGACGTGGTCGTCACGCGCTGTTTCTGGCTGACGTGCCGCGAGGATCTGCGCAAGCTGCGGCGCGTGACCGCGCTGTGGGATTACCTGCGCGCGGCGGCCGATGCGAATCGCGCGCTGCTGTCGGGCGAATCGGGGACGCTGCGCTTCGTCGGCGAACCGGATTAG
- a CDS encoding DUF4397 domain-containing protein, with the protein MKSIRTMVAVCSVISVLAACGGDGNDVGTELGISKPQARFINAVPAGPNLDYYLNAKVDASGVAYKGVTRYHDIDSGTQNASYDISGTTTTVAAQSFGASNGHHYTTIALPSTSSAISVIDDPYDKGLLSDKARVRSFNASPNAQNVDVYVVPPGTDITTQSPTLAGAAYQNAVPATTQDSVYLNGGSYQVIVTTAGSKSPILKTAPVTINNNADWLLLTIPSGGIGDVTPNDIHVLVAQGNDADTSAQELGPQ; encoded by the coding sequence ATGAAATCAATACGAACGATGGTGGCCGTGTGCTCGGTCATTTCCGTGCTCGCCGCGTGCGGCGGCGACGGCAACGACGTCGGCACCGAACTCGGCATCTCGAAGCCGCAAGCGCGCTTCATCAACGCGGTGCCGGCCGGGCCGAATCTCGACTACTACCTGAATGCGAAGGTCGATGCGTCGGGCGTCGCGTACAAGGGCGTGACGCGTTATCACGACATCGATTCGGGCACGCAGAACGCGAGCTACGACATCTCGGGCACGACGACGACCGTCGCCGCGCAATCGTTCGGCGCGTCGAACGGCCATCACTACACGACGATCGCGCTGCCGAGCACGTCGTCGGCGATCTCCGTCATCGACGATCCGTACGACAAGGGCCTGCTGTCGGACAAGGCGCGCGTGCGCAGCTTCAACGCGTCGCCGAACGCGCAGAACGTGGACGTGTACGTCGTCCCGCCGGGCACCGACATCACGACGCAAAGCCCGACGCTCGCAGGCGCGGCATATCAGAACGCGGTGCCGGCAACGACCCAGGATTCCGTCTACCTGAACGGCGGCAGCTACCAGGTGATCGTCACGACGGCCGGCAGCAAGTCGCCGATCCTCAAGACTGCGCCGGTCACGATCAACAACAACGCCGACTGGTTGCTCCTGACGATTCCGTCGGGCGGGATCGGCGACGTGACGCCGAACGACATCCACGTGCTCGTGGCGCAAGGCAACGACGCCGATACATCCGCGCAGGAACTCGGGCCGCAATGA
- a CDS encoding CoA-acylating methylmalonate-semialdehyde dehydrogenase, whose translation MNAAVPQTTLALPTAKLLIDGAFVESQSAEWGDIVNPATQEVIGRVPYATLDEVDAAIASAQRAFQTWKTTPIGARLRIMLKFQDLVRSNLERIAKTLTAEQGKTLPDAQGDIFRGLEVVEHACSIGTLQQGEFAENVAGGVDTYTLRQPIGVCAGITPFNFPGMIPLWMFPMAIVCGNTFVLKPSEQDPLSTMQLVELAIEAGVPKGVLNVVHGGKTVVDRLCTHPDIKAISFVGSTRVGTHVYNLGSQHGKRVQSMMGAKNHAVVLPDAHREQSINALVGAGFGAAGQRCMATSVVVLVGQARDWLPDLVEKAKVLKINAGHEPGTDVGPVVSKAAHARITALIDEGVKAGAKLELDGRDVKVPGYEHGNFVGPTIFSGVTTDMSIYTEEIFGPVVVVLEADTLDEAIALVNRNPMGNGVGLFTQSGAAARKFQSEIDIGQVGINIPIPVPVPYFSFTGSRGSKLGDLGPYGKQVVQFYTQTKTVTARWFDDDATAGGVNTTIALR comes from the coding sequence ATGAACGCCGCAGTTCCCCAGACCACCCTCGCCCTGCCCACCGCCAAGCTGCTGATCGACGGCGCGTTCGTCGAATCGCAAAGCGCCGAATGGGGCGACATCGTCAACCCCGCGACGCAGGAAGTGATCGGCCGCGTGCCGTACGCGACGCTCGACGAGGTCGATGCCGCGATCGCGTCCGCGCAGCGCGCGTTCCAGACGTGGAAGACGACGCCGATCGGCGCGCGGCTGCGCATCATGCTGAAGTTCCAGGATCTGGTGCGCAGCAATCTCGAACGGATCGCGAAGACGCTGACGGCCGAGCAAGGCAAGACGCTGCCCGACGCGCAGGGCGACATCTTCCGCGGCCTCGAAGTGGTCGAGCATGCGTGCTCGATCGGGACGCTGCAGCAAGGCGAATTCGCGGAGAACGTCGCCGGCGGCGTCGATACCTACACGCTGCGCCAGCCGATCGGCGTGTGCGCGGGCATCACGCCGTTCAACTTTCCCGGGATGATCCCGCTGTGGATGTTCCCGATGGCGATCGTCTGCGGCAACACGTTCGTGCTGAAGCCGTCCGAGCAGGACCCGCTGTCGACGATGCAGCTCGTCGAACTCGCGATCGAGGCCGGCGTGCCGAAGGGCGTGCTGAACGTCGTGCACGGCGGCAAGACCGTGGTCGACCGTCTCTGCACGCATCCGGACATCAAGGCGATCTCGTTCGTCGGCTCGACGCGCGTCGGCACGCACGTGTATAACCTCGGCAGCCAGCACGGCAAGCGCGTGCAGTCGATGATGGGCGCGAAGAACCACGCGGTCGTACTGCCCGACGCGCACCGCGAGCAGTCGATCAACGCGCTCGTCGGCGCGGGTTTCGGCGCGGCCGGCCAGCGCTGCATGGCGACCTCGGTCGTCGTGCTCGTCGGCCAGGCGCGCGACTGGCTGCCCGATCTCGTCGAAAAGGCGAAGGTATTGAAGATCAACGCGGGCCACGAGCCGGGCACGGATGTCGGGCCGGTCGTGTCGAAGGCCGCGCATGCGCGCATCACCGCGCTGATCGACGAAGGCGTGAAGGCCGGCGCGAAGCTCGAACTCGACGGCCGCGACGTGAAGGTGCCCGGCTACGAGCACGGCAACTTCGTCGGCCCGACGATCTTCTCGGGCGTGACGACCGACATGTCGATCTATACGGAAGAAATCTTCGGGCCGGTGGTGGTCGTGCTCGAAGCCGACACGCTCGACGAAGCGATCGCGCTCGTCAACCGCAACCCGATGGGCAACGGCGTCGGGCTGTTCACGCAGAGCGGCGCGGCGGCGCGCAAGTTCCAGAGCGAGATCGACATCGGCCAGGTCGGCATCAACATCCCGATTCCGGTGCCGGTGCCCTACTTCAGCTTCACGGGCTCGCGCGGCTCGAAGCTCGGCGATCTCGGCCCGTACGGCAAGCAGGTCGTGCAGTTCTACACGCAGACGAAGACGGTCACCGCACGCTGGTTCGACGACGACGCGACGGCCGGCGGCGTCAACACGACGATCGCGCTGCGCTGA